The following coding sequences lie in one Arachis hypogaea cultivar Tifrunner chromosome 4, arahy.Tifrunner.gnm2.J5K5, whole genome shotgun sequence genomic window:
- the LOC140184157 gene encoding uncharacterized protein, whose translation MARDCTRGRNTNAGRNQYQGKVFAVNANDAAKTDPLMRINYLFGAKMLVALYDTKASHSFIAFNEMVVTKLGCRQVSFKLEDREFVHDLICLPMVGLEMILGFDWLSKNQVLLDCFERSIRFMLEGEEGSVIAEGYYLNSMMVNCNGEECDGYILYDTNVLGDEYRLYQISVVREFPDVLPKDILEFPPQREVEFAIDLVPGVGPVSIVLYRMALIELAELKTQLKELLSKRFIRPNISLWGAPVFLVKKKDGGMRLCVDYRQLNKMTVKNKYLLPRIDDLMDQLQGVGVFSKIDLRSDYHQIRIKEDDIPKTPFTTRYGHNEFAVISFGLTNAPDVFMGYMNRVFRPFLDKFVVVFVDDILVYSKTVKEHEEHLRIVIQVLKERKLYAKLSKYKFWKEEVKLLGHVVSKRRIVVDPSKLEAVMEWERPTIVTEVRSFSGLAGYYRRFIHGFSQITLPMTKLTRKETQFVWTAECEESFQTLKLKLASAPVLILPEPHEPFKVYCDASFKGLGCVLMQYPDVVAYASRQLRSHERYKGRICVPDDGSLKQESLLKAHNSGFSIHPGCTKLYYDLKKMFWWPGMKVDVATIVSRYLTCQKCRSVIPDSHQGFGELSKELSVRGCLSMAYRPQMDGQLERTIQMLEDMLRACVLDQSGSWDRYMPLVEFAYNNSFHESIRMAPYEALYRWKCQSPLCWYEAGESSVLGHDLLAEITEKIKKIRARILTAQSRQKSYADQRRKPLEFEGDWKGISSSYAAAPVSNLHDVFHVSQIHKYTLDTTHVLDPESVELKENLTFQVTLVWIDDLSGNKLCKMDVQLVKVAWKRAGVEEHTWELESEMGNDYPELFSDVHFVVLVFNHIGWFERTSKGELYFLPMDVDFINKKNLEELFRGLGYLEYMPCSTEDNVVVEDVFEEDSVNENSFFDDDPLDVRYHIELAGDSWDVKICLWDIWLLQLRPQRRKKEYKPKSPINMERMRLSRRYTGARRKKHVLNGENESGDGSGNGSGPDSGLNMNKSRGTGLGQSQCIESDNAPKENTMGGPM comes from the exons ATGGCGAGGGATTGTACTCGTGGGAGGAACACAAATGCGGGTCGGAATCAATACCAAGGGAAAGTGTTTGCTGTGAACGCCAATGATGCTGCTAAGACGGATCCTCTTATGAGAATTAACTATTTATTTGGTGCTAAAATGTTGGTTGCATTGTATGATACTAAAGCTTCGCATTCTTTCATTGCATTTAATGAG ATGGTTGTGACAAAGTTAGGTTGTAGGCAAGTATCTTTCAAGCTTGAGGATAGAGAGTTTGTTCATGATTTGATCTGTTTGCCAATGGTTGggttggagatgattttggggtttgattggttATCAAAGAACCAAgtattgttggattgctttgaacGATCGATTCGGTTTATGCTAGAAGGAGAAGAAGGATCAGTGATAGCTGAGGGTTATTACCTGAACTCTATGATGGTGAACTGTAATGGAGAAGAGTGTGACGGTTATATATTGTATGATACAAATGTGTTAGGTGATGAATATAGGTTATATCAAATTTCAGTAGTTAGGGAGTTTCCAGATGTGCTCCCTAAAGATATTCTTGAATTCCCACCTCAAAGGGAAGTTGAGTTTGCGATTGACTTGGTGCCGGGAGTAGGACCAGTGTCGATTGTGCTGTACCGAATGGCTCTGATAGAGCTGGCTGAACTTAAGACTCAGTTGAAAGAGCTTCTGAgcaagaggttcattcgaccgaATATATCTTtgtggggagcgccagtttttctggtaaagaagaaagatgggggAATGCGACTTTGCGTAGATTATAGACAATTGAACAAAATGACTGTGAAGAACAAGTATCTGTtgccaaggatagatgacttgatggatcagTTGCAAGGAGTGGGAGTATTTTCAAAGATTGATTTAAGATCCGATTACCACCAGATAAGGATAAAGGAGGATGACATTCCGAAAACTCCGTTTACGACGCGCTATGGACACAACGAGTTTGCGGTGAtatcctttgggttgacgaatgcacCTGATGTTTTCATGGGTTACATGAACAGAGTATTTCGTCCCTTTTTAGACAAATTCGTGGTGGTTTTCGTAGATgatatcttagtttactcaaagACGGTGAAGGAGCATGAAGAACATCTAAGGATTGTGATACAAGTTCTGAAGGAGAGAAAATTGTATGCTAAGTTGTCCAAATACAAATTCTGGAAGGAGGAAGTGAAGTTAttaggtcacgtggtgagtaaaagAAGGATAGTAGTGGATCCTTCAAAGCTCGAggcggtgatggaatgggaaagaccgaCGATAGTAACTGAGGTTAGGAGCTTTTCAGGGTTAGCTGGATATTACAGAAGGTTTATTCACGGGTTTTCACAAATCACACTACCAATGACTAAGCTAACAAGGAAAGAGACACAGTTTGTGTGGACAGCAGAGTGTGAGGAGAGTTTTCAGACCTTGAAACTAAAGTTGGCTTCAGCGCCAGTTTTAATTCTACCTGAACCGCATGAACCATTTAAAGTATACTGTGATGCTTCTTTTaagggtttgggttgcgtgttAATGCAATACCCGGATGTAgtggcttacgcatcgcgtcaACTGAGATCACATGAG AGGTATAAGGGGAGAATTTGTGTGCCAGATGATGGAAGTTTGAAGCAAGAGTCGCTGTTGAAAGCTCATAACAGCGGGTTTTCTATTCATCCAGGATGCACAAAACTGTACTATGATctaaagaagatgttctggtggcctgggatGAAGGTTGATGTAGCTACAATTGTATCTAGGTATCTGACGTGTCAGAAG TGTCGGTCTGTGATCCccgattcacatcaaggtttcggggagctttccaaagagcTTTCGGTACGAGGCTGTCTCAGTATGGCATATCGTCCGCAAATGGATGGACAGTTGGAAAGGACTATTCAAATgttggaggatatgctaagggcgtGTGTCTTGGATCAATCGGGAAGTTGGGACCGTTACATGCCActggtggagtttgcgtacaataaCAGCTTTCATGAAAGTATtaggatggctccgtatgaggctttgtatagATGGAAGTGCCAGTCTCCActgtgttggtatgaagctggtgAATCAAGTGTATTGGGTCATGATTTGCTAGCAGAGATTACTGAAAAGATTAAGAAGATTCGAGCCAGGATTTTAACTGCACAGAGCCGACAGAAGAGCTATGCGGATCAGAGAAGGAAGCCGTTGGAGTTTGAA GGCGATTGGAAGGGCATATCAAGTAGCTATGCTGCCGCTCCTGTGTCTAACTTACATGACGTATTCCACGTATCACAAATCCATAAGTACACGTTGGATACAACTCATGTGCTAGATCCTGAGTCAGTTGAGCTAAAGGAAAACTTAACTTTTCAAGTAACACTAGTGTGGATTGACGACCTCAGTGGGAATAAGTTGTGCAAAATGGATGTTCAGTTGGTCAAAGTTGCTTGGAAGAGAGCAGGAgtggaagagcacacttgggaattggagtcCGAGATGGGGAATGATTATCCTGAGCTATTCTCAG ATGTCCATTTTGTTGTTCTTGTATTCAATCATATTGGATGGTTCGAAAGAACTTCGAAGGGTGAGCTGTACTTTCTCCCAATGGATGTGGACTtcattaataaaaagaatttgGAAGAGTTATTCAGAGGACTTGGATATTTGGAGTATATG CCATGTAGTACTGAAGACAATGTGGTGGTGGAAGATGTTTTTGAAGAAGACTCTGTGAATGAGAATTCCTTTTTTGATGATGATCCTTTG gacgtgAGATACCACATTGAGCTTGCTGGAGACTCTTGGGACGTGAAGATCTGCCTTTGGGATATTTG